A region of Streptomyces sp. NBC_01750 DNA encodes the following proteins:
- a CDS encoding carbohydrate ABC transporter permease produces MQHGKYRFIVGFLAAPLALYTIFVIWPFVQSIYYSFTDWTGLSPDFKMVGFDNYSRMLDDDVFWKSLQHSLWFALLLPLVTIGLALFFAFMLNVGGRRRKGAAIAGVRGSSFYKIAYFFPQVLSIAIVALLFQFAYNPNDGAINGALKAIGLGDVQPQWLGDPDLALWCVMAVLVWSTVGFFVVLFSAGMASIPKDFYEAALLDGANRFTTFFRITLPLLWDTVQSGWVYMGILALGAESFAVVQIMTVGPGGPDYSTTVLTLYVYQTAFRDGQAAYATTIGVALLVVTLAFAALVMKLGRRERLEF; encoded by the coding sequence ATGCAACACGGCAAGTACCGGTTCATTGTGGGGTTCTTGGCAGCCCCCTTGGCGTTGTACACAATCTTCGTCATCTGGCCGTTCGTCCAGTCCATCTACTACTCGTTCACGGACTGGACAGGCCTGAGCCCGGACTTCAAAATGGTCGGCTTCGACAATTACAGTCGAATGCTGGACGACGACGTCTTCTGGAAGTCGCTGCAGCACAGCCTGTGGTTCGCGCTGCTGCTGCCGCTGGTGACGATCGGCCTTGCGCTGTTCTTCGCCTTTATGCTCAATGTCGGCGGGCGGCGCCGAAAGGGCGCCGCCATCGCCGGTGTGCGCGGGTCGTCCTTCTACAAGATCGCGTACTTCTTCCCGCAGGTGCTGTCGATCGCGATCGTCGCCCTGCTGTTCCAATTCGCGTACAACCCCAACGACGGTGCGATCAACGGGGCGCTGAAAGCCATCGGCCTCGGCGACGTACAGCCGCAGTGGCTCGGCGACCCCGACCTGGCGCTCTGGTGTGTCATGGCGGTCCTGGTGTGGAGCACGGTCGGCTTCTTCGTCGTCCTGTTCTCGGCGGGGATGGCGTCCATCCCCAAGGACTTCTACGAGGCGGCGCTGCTGGACGGCGCGAACCGGTTCACCACCTTCTTCCGCATCACCCTGCCGCTTCTGTGGGACACCGTGCAGTCGGGATGGGTCTACATGGGAATCCTGGCCCTGGGCGCTGAGTCCTTCGCGGTCGTCCAGATCATGACCGTGGGGCCCGGCGGACCCGACTACTCGACCACGGTTCTCACGCTGTACGTCTACCAGACGGCGTTCCGGGACGGCCAGGCGGCGTATGCGACCACGATCGGTGTCGCCCTGCTCGTCGTCACGCTGGCTTTCGCAGCCCTCGTGATGAAGCTGGGCAGGCGTGAGCGGCTGGAGTTCTGA
- a CDS encoding carbohydrate ABC transporter permease, producing MKTTDSPPAAVPQDRPPVAKTNAAPARVKSSEGGVLNVFSHGVLVIWAIMVIMPLLWSVMTSFKSDKAIFTSPWSLPDSLHFDNWSRAWSQAHMSDYFLNTVLVVGGSLVGTLLFGSMAAYVLARFDFPGNRFIYFLFIGGMSFPIMLALVPLFYVLNNIALLNTLHGLILVYIAYSLPFTVFFLTAFFRTLPSSVAEAAMIDGASHTRTFFQVMLPMARPGLISVGIFNFLGQWNQYMLPTVLNTDPDKKVLSQGLVELAVSQGYKGDWSGLFAGLVMAMLPVLAAYIIFQRQVVAGLTAGAVK from the coding sequence GTGAAGACCACAGACAGCCCGCCCGCAGCCGTCCCCCAGGACCGCCCGCCGGTGGCCAAGACGAACGCTGCGCCCGCCCGGGTGAAGAGCAGCGAGGGCGGTGTCCTCAATGTCTTCTCGCACGGCGTGCTCGTCATCTGGGCGATCATGGTCATCATGCCGCTGCTCTGGTCGGTGATGACTTCCTTCAAGAGCGACAAGGCGATCTTCACTTCGCCGTGGTCACTGCCCGACTCGCTGCACTTCGACAACTGGTCGCGGGCCTGGAGTCAGGCGCACATGAGCGACTACTTCCTCAACACCGTTCTGGTGGTGGGCGGTTCGCTGGTCGGCACCTTGCTGTTCGGCTCGATGGCCGCGTATGTACTCGCGCGCTTCGACTTCCCGGGGAACCGCTTCATCTACTTCCTCTTCATCGGAGGAATGAGCTTCCCGATCATGCTGGCGCTGGTGCCGCTCTTCTATGTACTGAACAACATCGCACTGCTGAACACGCTGCACGGCCTGATCCTGGTCTACATCGCGTATTCACTGCCGTTCACGGTGTTCTTCCTGACCGCGTTCTTCCGTACGCTGCCGAGCTCGGTGGCCGAGGCGGCCATGATCGACGGGGCCTCGCACACCCGGACCTTCTTCCAGGTCATGCTGCCGATGGCCAGGCCCGGACTGATCAGCGTCGGCATCTTCAACTTCCTCGGGCAGTGGAATCAGTACATGCTTCCGACCGTGCTCAACACCGACCCGGACAAGAAGGTGCTCTCGCAGGGTCTGGTGGAGCTGGCCGTCAGCCAGGGCTACAAGGGCGACTGGTCGGGCCTCTTCGCCGGTCTGGTGATGGCGATGCTGCCGGTGCTCGCGGCGTACATCATCTTCCAGCGGCAGGTGGTGGCGGGCCTGACGGCGGGCGCGGTCAAGTAA
- a CDS encoding ATP-binding cassette domain-containing protein, with protein sequence MVHVSATPVLALRGVSKRFGAVQALTDVELEVHAGEVVALVGDNGAGKSTLVKTIAGVHPIDEGVIEWDGSTVQINKPHDAQNLGIATVYQDLALCDNIDVVGNLYLGREIRKRGILNEVEMERRARELLDTLSIRIPSVRIPIASLSGGQRQTVAIARSMLGEPKLVILDEPTAALGVEQTAQVLDLVERLRERGHAVILISHNMADVKAVADKVAVLRLGRNNGVFEVRTTSQEEIISAITGATDNAVTRRAARTTEVQK encoded by the coding sequence ATGGTTCACGTGTCCGCTACGCCCGTGTTGGCGTTGCGCGGGGTCTCCAAGCGATTCGGTGCCGTTCAGGCGCTCACCGACGTAGAGCTTGAGGTCCACGCCGGTGAAGTGGTCGCCCTGGTGGGCGACAACGGCGCCGGAAAGTCCACGCTGGTCAAGACGATCGCCGGCGTGCATCCCATCGATGAGGGCGTCATCGAGTGGGACGGCAGCACCGTCCAGATCAACAAGCCGCACGACGCCCAGAACCTCGGCATCGCGACCGTCTACCAGGACCTCGCGCTCTGCGACAACATCGACGTCGTCGGCAACCTCTACCTCGGTCGCGAGATCCGCAAGCGCGGCATTCTCAACGAGGTCGAGATGGAGCGCCGCGCCCGCGAGCTCCTCGACACGCTGTCGATCCGCATCCCGAGCGTGCGTATCCCGATCGCCTCGCTCTCCGGTGGCCAGCGGCAGACCGTGGCCATCGCCCGTTCGATGCTCGGTGAGCCGAAGCTCGTCATCCTCGACGAGCCGACCGCGGCCCTCGGTGTCGAGCAGACCGCCCAGGTCCTCGACCTCGTCGAGCGGCTGCGCGAGCGCGGTCACGCGGTGATCCTCATCAGCCACAACATGGCCGATGTGAAGGCCGTCGCCGACAAGGTGGCAGTGCTCCGCCTCGGCCGTAACAACGGCGTCTTCGAGGTCAGAACCACCTCTCAGGAAGAGATCATCTCCGCCATCACCGGTGCCACGGACAACGCCGTGACCCGCCGTGCGGCGCGCACCACGGAGGTTCAGAAGTGA
- the ngcE gene encoding N-acetylglucosamine/diacetylchitobiose ABC transporter substrate-binding protein, producing MGSTSAHNNEGLGRRDLIKRSAALGLIAVPTMSFLSACASSDSGGGEKVDKGKKSAKNPLGVNETAQLEVVIFDGGFGQQYALDAEKKYQEAFPKAPKVKHRATQKIQSELQPRFNGGTPPDLIDNSGAQQMDMGVLVGKKQLADLTPLLDAPSIDDPNKKVRDTLRPGIVEMGQFDGDPVWILYYAYTVYGVWYSQTALEKLDATYPETWDEMLALCEKAKKKGIAGWTYAGKYPYYLPFSLYPFIAKIGGREVLDAIDNLEPKAWEHPAVKAAFEAYYELFKKGYILKGTPGIDHIQSQTAWTQGKALFIPNGSWVENEAAKTTPKDFKMMVAAPSSLDKSDKLPFGTIWASGGEPFVVPAKAKNAEGGMEQLRIMLSEASSKSFTQQVKSLSAFNGGTDGLTLSTAMQSGVDALKKAGDNVVNPRLQDWYVKLQKEQIGVAGLGEMMAGRATPAETIKKIQGFADAAAKDQSIKHYKHQ from the coding sequence ATGGGATCCACCTCCGCCCACAACAATGAGGGCCTTGGCCGTCGCGATCTGATCAAGCGGTCTGCCGCACTCGGCCTGATCGCCGTCCCGACGATGAGCTTCCTTTCCGCCTGTGCGAGCAGCGACAGCGGCGGCGGCGAGAAGGTCGACAAGGGCAAGAAGTCCGCCAAGAATCCGCTGGGCGTCAATGAGACGGCGCAGCTCGAGGTCGTCATCTTCGACGGTGGTTTCGGCCAGCAGTACGCCCTGGACGCCGAGAAGAAGTACCAGGAGGCCTTCCCGAAGGCCCCCAAGGTCAAGCACCGCGCGACGCAGAAGATCCAGTCCGAGCTGCAGCCGCGCTTCAACGGCGGAACCCCGCCGGACCTGATCGACAACTCCGGCGCCCAGCAGATGGACATGGGTGTCCTGGTGGGCAAGAAGCAACTCGCCGACCTCACTCCGCTGCTGGACGCGCCGTCCATCGACGATCCGAACAAGAAGGTGCGCGACACCCTGCGCCCGGGCATCGTCGAGATGGGCCAGTTCGACGGCGACCCGGTCTGGATCCTCTACTACGCCTACACGGTGTACGGCGTGTGGTACTCGCAGACCGCCCTGGAGAAGCTCGACGCCACGTACCCGGAGACCTGGGACGAGATGCTCGCCCTGTGCGAGAAGGCGAAGAAGAAGGGCATCGCCGGCTGGACGTACGCGGGCAAGTACCCGTACTACCTGCCGTTCTCGCTGTACCCCTTCATCGCCAAGATCGGTGGCCGCGAGGTCCTCGACGCCATCGACAACCTGGAGCCGAAGGCCTGGGAGCACCCGGCTGTCAAGGCCGCGTTCGAGGCGTACTACGAGCTCTTCAAGAAGGGCTACATCCTCAAGGGCACGCCCGGCATCGACCACATCCAGTCCCAGACGGCCTGGACCCAGGGCAAGGCGCTCTTCATCCCCAACGGCTCCTGGGTGGAGAACGAGGCGGCGAAGACCACGCCCAAGGACTTCAAGATGATGGTGGCCGCACCCTCCAGCCTCGACAAGTCCGACAAGCTGCCGTTCGGCACCATCTGGGCTTCGGGCGGTGAGCCCTTCGTCGTCCCGGCGAAGGCGAAGAACGCCGAGGGCGGCATGGAGCAGCTGCGCATCATGCTCAGCGAGGCCTCGTCGAAGAGCTTCACCCAGCAGGTGAAGTCCCTGAGCGCGTTCAACGGCGGCACCGACGGGCTCACCCTGTCGACGGCGATGCAGTCCGGCGTCGACGCGCTGAAGAAGGCCGGTGACAATGTCGTCAACCCGCGTCTGCAGGACTGGTACGTGAAGCTCCAGAAGGAGCAGATCGGCGTCGCCGGTCTCGGCGAGATGATGGCCGGCCGCGCGACCCCCGCGGAAACCATCAAGAAGATCCAGGGCTTCGCCGACGCGGCCGCCAAGGACCAGTCGATCAAGCACTACAAGCACCAGTGA
- a CDS encoding sugar ABC transporter substrate-binding protein: MNMRMRRAAVAVAATTMAVSLAACGSAKESGDKTKESGAAKGDAITIGLLLPENQTARYEKFDKPLIEKKISELTNGKAKVVYANAKQDATLQNQQVDTMITNKVDALIVDAVDSKAIAGSVKKAKDEGIPVVAFDRLAEGPIDGYTSFDNEEVGHVQGKALLEALGAKAKDGQIVMMNGAITDPNAKLFKKGAKAELDGKVNVGREYDTKEWKPENANANMEAAITALGKDKIIGVYSANDGMAGGIITALKAAGLAKLPPVTGQDAELAGVQRIVAGEQFMSVYKPYAPEAAAAAEMAVALAKGEKLDSIAKSKTDSPTAKGIPSVLVPVVSLTKDNIKDTVVKDGVYTVAEICTPKYKAACDALGLK; the protein is encoded by the coding sequence ATGAACATGCGTATGCGTCGTGCCGCCGTAGCCGTAGCCGCCACCACGATGGCTGTGTCCCTCGCCGCGTGTGGCAGCGCCAAGGAGTCGGGCGACAAGACCAAGGAGAGCGGAGCCGCCAAGGGCGACGCGATCACGATCGGCCTACTCCTCCCGGAGAACCAGACCGCGCGCTACGAGAAGTTCGACAAGCCGCTCATCGAGAAGAAGATCAGCGAGCTGACCAACGGCAAGGCCAAGGTCGTCTACGCGAACGCCAAGCAGGACGCGACGCTGCAGAACCAGCAGGTCGACACGATGATCACCAACAAGGTCGACGCGCTGATCGTCGACGCGGTGGACTCCAAGGCCATAGCCGGCTCGGTCAAGAAGGCCAAGGACGAGGGCATCCCGGTCGTCGCCTTCGACCGTCTCGCCGAGGGTCCGATCGACGGCTACACCTCCTTCGACAACGAGGAGGTCGGCCACGTCCAGGGCAAGGCGCTCCTCGAGGCTCTTGGCGCCAAGGCCAAGGACGGCCAGATCGTGATGATGAACGGCGCGATCACCGACCCGAACGCCAAGCTGTTCAAGAAGGGCGCCAAGGCCGAGCTCGACGGCAAGGTGAACGTCGGCCGCGAGTACGACACCAAGGAGTGGAAGCCGGAGAACGCCAACGCCAACATGGAGGCGGCGATCACGGCTCTCGGCAAGGACAAGATCATCGGTGTCTACTCGGCCAACGACGGCATGGCGGGCGGCATCATCACCGCCCTGAAGGCCGCCGGCCTCGCCAAGCTCCCCCCGGTCACCGGCCAGGACGCCGAGCTGGCGGGCGTGCAGCGCATCGTCGCGGGTGAGCAGTTCATGAGCGTCTACAAGCCGTACGCGCCCGAGGCCGCGGCCGCCGCCGAGATGGCCGTGGCGCTCGCCAAGGGCGAGAAGCTCGACTCCATCGCCAAGTCCAAGACGGACAGCCCGACCGCCAAGGGCATCCCGTCCGTGCTCGTCCCGGTCGTCTCGCTGACCAAGGACAACATCAAGGACACCGTCGTGAAGGACGGCGTCTACACCGTCGCCGAGATCTGCACCCCGAAGTACAAGGCCGCCTGCGACGCACTCGGTCTGAAGTAA
- a CDS encoding GH92 family glycosyl hydrolase has product MQPRTGPRHGHAHAAAVVVAASLLVVTAQSAAIARPAQPAGPDREFHSSFEADEPQPDWRNTVEIGSDGQKRASGVDGGFSSGIPGNVTDKVIELRASDENSGAGETKENLVDLQPGTKWLGFEPTAWIEFDTDAPVKVVTYALTSANDHAERDPRDWTLKGSADGKEWKVLDTREGQTFEKRFETKTYDIDDPAKVTAYAHYRLEITKNNGASDATQLSDVQFSDGDTSTPTPDDMRSLVDRGPSGSPTAKSNAGFTGKRALKYAGTHKPDGRAYSYNKVFDVNTAVRRDTELSYRIFPSLPETDLNYPATNVSVDLAFTDGTYLSDLKALDSHGGLLTPQGQGAAKRLYVNQWNQVASGIGAVAAGRTVDRILVAYDSPKGPAKFQGWIDDVAIAPKAPEKRLAHLSDYASTLRGTNSSGSFSRGNTFPATAVPHGFNFWTPATNSASKSWLYEYARGNNADNLPTVQAFSASHEPSPWMGDRQTFQLMPSAAAGTPDTDRVKRALPFRHEKETARPHYYGVTFENGLKAELAPTDHAAMMRFTYPGDDASVVFDNVTKEGGLTLDPGTSSFTGFSDVKSGLSTGATRLFVYGVFDAPVTASGADGVTGHLRFNAGTDRTVNLRLATSLISVDQAKKNLADEIPAGTRFARVKDRAQDAWDDLLGKVEVEGASRDQLTTLYSSLYRLYLYPNSGFENTGSKSSPRHQYASPFSPMTGPDTPTRTGAKIVDGKVYVNNGFWDTYRTTWPAYSFLTPRKAGELVDGFVQQYKDGGWISRWSSPGYADLMTGTSSDVAFADAYVKGVDFDAGAAYEAALKNATVVPPSSGVGRKGMETSPFLGYASTDTHEGLSWSLEGYLNDYGLSKMGQALYKKTKNARYKEESEYFLNRARNYVTLFDSKAGFFQGRDQKGDWRVPSDQYDPRVWGYDYTETNGYGYAFTAPQDSRGLANLYGGRSGLGKKLDTYFSTPETASPDFVGSYGSVIHEMTEARDVRMGMYGHSNQVAHHVTYMYNAASQPWKTQEKVREVLSRLYTGSEIGQGYHGDEDNGEQSAWYLFSALGFYPLVMGSGEYAIGSPLFTKATVHLENGRDLVVKAPENSAKNIYVQGLKVNGRTWNSTALPHGLIARGGTLEFSMGPKPSSWGTGRNAAPVSITEDDKVPSPRHDVIAADGPLFDNSSATEASFQSAELPVASRTRAVQYTLTSSGKGKAPAGWVLQGSSDGTTWQDLDRRTGQAFAWDKQTRVFTIGNPGTYTKYRLVAAGTAATLSEVELLA; this is encoded by the coding sequence ATGCAGCCCAGAACCGGACCTCGGCACGGACACGCCCATGCGGCCGCGGTGGTGGTGGCCGCATCACTTCTCGTGGTGACGGCCCAGTCGGCCGCCATAGCCCGACCCGCCCAACCCGCCGGACCCGACCGGGAGTTCCACTCCTCCTTCGAAGCGGACGAACCCCAGCCGGACTGGCGCAATACCGTCGAAATCGGATCAGACGGACAGAAGCGGGCATCGGGTGTCGATGGCGGATTCTCCAGCGGAATTCCGGGGAATGTCACCGACAAGGTGATAGAACTGCGTGCCAGCGACGAGAACTCCGGCGCGGGTGAGACCAAGGAGAATCTGGTCGATCTTCAGCCGGGCACCAAATGGCTGGGGTTCGAGCCCACCGCCTGGATCGAGTTCGACACGGACGCGCCGGTCAAGGTCGTCACCTATGCGCTGACATCGGCGAACGACCACGCCGAGCGCGACCCCAGGGACTGGACCCTGAAGGGCTCCGCCGACGGCAAGGAGTGGAAGGTCCTGGACACCCGCGAGGGCCAGACCTTTGAAAAGCGCTTCGAGACCAAGACGTACGACATCGACGATCCGGCGAAGGTGACGGCGTACGCGCACTACCGCCTGGAGATCACCAAGAACAACGGCGCCTCCGATGCCACCCAGCTCTCCGATGTGCAGTTCTCAGACGGCGACACCAGCACACCCACGCCCGACGACATGCGCAGCCTGGTCGACCGCGGACCCAGCGGCTCCCCCACCGCCAAGTCCAACGCCGGATTCACCGGAAAGCGTGCGCTGAAGTACGCCGGCACCCACAAGCCGGACGGCCGGGCCTACTCGTACAACAAGGTCTTCGACGTCAACACGGCCGTACGTCGCGACACCGAACTCTCGTACCGGATCTTCCCGTCCCTGCCGGAGACGGATCTCAATTACCCGGCCACGAACGTGTCGGTGGATCTCGCCTTCACCGACGGCACCTATCTCAGTGATCTGAAGGCCCTCGACTCCCACGGCGGGCTGCTGACCCCACAGGGCCAGGGTGCCGCCAAGCGGCTCTACGTCAACCAGTGGAACCAGGTCGCGTCCGGGATCGGTGCGGTCGCGGCCGGCCGGACAGTCGACCGGATCCTGGTGGCCTACGACTCCCCCAAGGGTCCGGCGAAGTTCCAGGGCTGGATCGACGACGTTGCGATCGCGCCCAAGGCTCCGGAGAAGCGGCTTGCCCACCTTTCGGACTACGCCTCGACTCTCCGCGGTACCAACTCCAGCGGCTCCTTCTCGCGCGGCAACACCTTCCCCGCCACCGCAGTCCCGCACGGCTTCAACTTCTGGACTCCGGCGACGAACTCCGCGTCGAAGAGCTGGCTGTACGAGTACGCGCGGGGCAACAACGCGGACAATCTGCCGACCGTGCAGGCCTTCAGCGCCAGCCATGAGCCGAGCCCCTGGATGGGCGACCGGCAGACCTTCCAGCTGATGCCGTCCGCGGCCGCCGGCACCCCGGACACGGACAGGGTCAAGCGCGCGCTCCCCTTCCGCCACGAGAAGGAGACCGCGCGACCGCACTACTACGGGGTCACCTTCGAGAACGGACTCAAGGCCGAGCTGGCACCGACCGACCACGCGGCGATGATGCGGTTCACCTACCCCGGTGACGATGCGAGCGTCGTCTTCGACAACGTCACCAAGGAAGGCGGCCTGACCCTCGATCCGGGCACCAGTTCCTTCACCGGCTTCTCGGACGTCAAGAGCGGACTGTCCACGGGCGCCACCCGGCTCTTCGTGTACGGCGTCTTCGACGCGCCGGTCACCGCGTCGGGCGCCGACGGCGTCACCGGCCATCTCCGCTTCAACGCGGGCACGGACCGCACGGTCAATCTGCGCCTGGCCACCTCGCTGATCAGTGTCGACCAGGCGAAGAAGAACCTCGCCGACGAGATTCCGGCCGGCACCCGTTTCGCGCGGGTGAAGGACCGCGCACAGGACGCCTGGGACGATCTGCTCGGCAAGGTCGAGGTCGAGGGCGCGAGCCGCGACCAGCTCACCACGCTCTACTCCAGCCTGTACCGGCTGTACCTCTATCCCAACTCCGGATTCGAGAACACCGGCAGCAAGTCCAGCCCCAGGCACCAGTACGCGAGCCCGTTCTCGCCGATGACCGGGCCCGACACGCCGACCCGTACCGGCGCGAAGATCGTCGACGGCAAGGTCTATGTCAACAACGGCTTCTGGGACACCTACCGGACGACCTGGCCCGCGTACTCCTTCCTCACTCCCAGGAAGGCGGGCGAGCTGGTGGACGGCTTCGTCCAGCAGTACAAGGACGGCGGCTGGATCTCCCGCTGGTCCTCGCCGGGCTATGCCGACCTGATGACCGGCACCAGCTCGGACGTGGCCTTCGCCGACGCGTACGTCAAGGGTGTGGACTTCGACGCCGGGGCGGCGTACGAGGCGGCGCTGAAGAACGCGACCGTGGTACCGCCCAGCTCGGGCGTCGGCCGGAAGGGCATGGAGACCTCGCCGTTCCTCGGTTACGCCTCCACCGACACGCACGAGGGCCTGTCCTGGTCGCTGGAGGGCTACCTCAACGACTACGGCCTGTCGAAGATGGGTCAGGCCCTCTACAAGAAGACCAAGAACGCCCGCTACAAGGAGGAGTCCGAGTACTTCCTCAACCGGGCCCGTAACTACGTCACACTCTTCGACTCCAAGGCCGGCTTCTTCCAGGGCCGTGATCAGAAGGGCGACTGGCGGGTTCCGTCCGACCAGTACGACCCGCGGGTGTGGGGCTACGACTACACCGAGACGAACGGCTATGGATACGCGTTCACCGCACCTCAGGACTCGCGCGGTCTGGCCAACCTCTACGGCGGCCGCTCCGGTCTCGGCAAGAAGCTCGACACCTACTTCTCCACCCCGGAGACGGCCTCGCCCGACTTCGTCGGCTCCTACGGCAGCGTCATCCACGAGATGACCGAGGCCCGTGATGTACGGATGGGCATGTACGGCCACTCCAACCAGGTCGCGCACCACGTCACGTACATGTACAACGCCGCCTCGCAGCCCTGGAAGACCCAGGAGAAGGTGCGCGAGGTGCTCTCCCGCCTCTACACCGGCAGCGAGATCGGACAGGGCTACCACGGCGACGAGGACAACGGTGAGCAGTCCGCCTGGTACCTCTTCTCCGCGCTCGGCTTCTATCCGCTGGTGATGGGCAGTGGCGAGTACGCGATCGGCTCGCCGCTCTTCACCAAGGCGACCGTCCATCTGGAGAACGGCCGCGACCTGGTGGTCAAGGCCCCGGAGAACAGCGCGAAGAACATCTACGTCCAGGGCCTGAAGGTGAACGGCAGGACCTGGAACTCCACGGCTCTGCCGCACGGTCTGATCGCGCGGGGCGGCACGCTGGAGTTCTCGATGGGCCCGAAGCCGTCATCCTGGGGTACGGGCAGGAACGCCGCCCCGGTCTCCATAACCGAGGACGACAAGGTGCCGTCGCCGCGCCACGATGTGATCGCGGCGGACGGTCCGCTCTTCGACAACTCGTCCGCGACGGAGGCGTCGTTCCAGTCGGCGGAGCTGCCGGTGGCGTCGAGGACCCGCGCGGTGCAGTACACCCTCACCTCGTCCGGGAAGGGCAAGGCCCCGGCCGGCTGGGTGCTGCAGGGCTCGAGCGACGGGACGACCTGGCAGGACCTGGACAGGCGGACCGGTCAGGCCTTCGCCTGGGACAAGCAGACCCGCGTCTTCACCATCGGGAACCCTGGTACGTACACGAAGTACCGCCTTGTGGCGGCGGGTACGGCGGCGACGCTCTCAGAGGTCGAGCTGCTCGCCTGA
- a CDS encoding ROK family transcriptional regulator yields the protein METPGSQTSLHRANLERVVRAVRMAGSLTQAEIARGTGLSAATVSNIVRELKDGGTVEVTPTSAGGRRARSVSLSGDAGIVIGVDFGHTHLRVAVGNLAHQVLAEESEPLDVDASSAHGFGRAEQLVNRLISATGIGPDKVIGVGLGVPGPIDVESGTLGSTSILPGWTGINPSEELSGRLGVPVYVDNDANLGALGELVWGSGRGVRDLAYIKVASGVGAGLVIDGQIYRGPGGTAGEIGHITLDESGPVCRCGNRGCLETFAAARYVLPLLQSSHGADLTMERVVQLAREGDPGCRRVIADVGRHIGSGVANLCNLLNPSRVVLGGNLAEAGELVLGPIRESVSRYAIPSAARQLSVLPGALGGRAEVLGALALVLSEMGDSTLLDSSLPVGAPVFT from the coding sequence ATGGAGACTCCGGGATCGCAGACATCTCTGCACCGGGCCAACCTCGAGCGGGTCGTGCGTGCCGTACGCATGGCGGGCTCGCTCACGCAGGCGGAGATCGCGAGGGGTACGGGCCTCTCCGCGGCCACGGTCTCCAATATCGTTCGCGAACTGAAAGACGGCGGAACCGTCGAGGTCACACCGACCTCCGCGGGCGGCCGCCGGGCCCGCAGCGTCTCGCTCAGCGGCGACGCGGGCATCGTCATCGGCGTCGACTTCGGGCACACCCATCTGCGGGTCGCCGTCGGCAACCTCGCCCACCAGGTGCTCGCCGAGGAGTCCGAGCCGCTCGATGTGGACGCCTCGTCCGCACATGGCTTCGGCCGGGCGGAACAGCTGGTCAACCGGCTGATCTCGGCGACCGGGATCGGCCCGGACAAGGTGATCGGCGTCGGACTCGGCGTACCGGGGCCCATCGATGTGGAGTCCGGCACCCTCGGCTCCACCTCGATCCTGCCGGGCTGGACCGGCATCAACCCCAGTGAGGAGCTCTCGGGGCGGCTCGGCGTGCCCGTGTACGTCGACAACGACGCCAACCTCGGAGCGCTCGGCGAGCTGGTCTGGGGCAGCGGCCGCGGGGTCCGGGATCTCGCGTACATCAAGGTCGCCAGCGGTGTCGGTGCCGGCCTGGTGATAGACGGCCAGATCTACCGGGGCCCGGGAGGTACGGCCGGCGAGATCGGCCACATCACGCTGGACGAGTCCGGCCCGGTCTGCCGCTGCGGCAACCGCGGCTGCCTGGAGACCTTCGCCGCCGCCCGGTACGTCCTGCCGCTGCTCCAGTCCAGCCACGGGGCCGATCTGACCATGGAGCGCGTGGTCCAGCTGGCCCGCGAGGGCGACCCCGGCTGCCGCCGGGTCATCGCGGACGTCGGCCGGCATATCGGCAGCGGTGTGGCGAACCTCTGCAACCTGCTCAACCCCAGTCGCGTAGTGCTGGGCGGAAATCTTGCCGAAGCGGGAGAATTGGTTCTCGGACCGATTCGAGAGTCGGTCTCCCGGTATGCGATTCCCAGCGCTGCACGCCAGTTGTCCGTCCTTCCGGGGGCGCTCGGAGGGCGCGCCGAGGTGCTGGGCGCACTGGCCCTCGTGCTCAGCGAAATGGGCGATTCGACCCTTCTGGACAGTTCGCTTCCCGTCGGGGCACCTGTCTTCACTTAG